The following DNA comes from Enterocloster bolteae.
TATCGCTGGCTTCCATCTTCCTTCTGGCCTCCCTGGCTATGCCTGTGGCCGAACAAATCTGCTCCACACAGCCCACTCCTCCGCAGTTGCAGTGCTCCCATTCCTCATCTCTTACGTGAATGTGGCCAATTTCACCGCCCAGACCGTGACGACCGGCAATGATTTTCTCATCAATGATGACACCGCCACCCACACCGGTTCCCAGGGTAATCATGACCAAATCCTTATATCCCTTGCCTCCGCCCTGCCACATCTCTCCCAGGGCAGCCACGTTGGCGTCATTTCCGCTCTTTACAGTGACTCCGTCCAGCAGGCGGCTGAGTTCTTCCTGGGGATTCATCCGGCGCCATCCCAGGTTAACACATACCTCCACAAATCCATCCGGCATCACCGGTCCGGGGACTCCCAGCCCGATACCTACAAGGTCCGTCTTGAGACTCAGCCCTCTTTCCTCCATCCTGGCACGGATGGACCGGGCCACATCAGGAAGGATATGCGTTCCGCCTTCCTCCTTACGGGTCTTTACTTCCCACTTGTCCAAAAGCTCTCCCGTAATCTCAAAAAGTCCGATTTTTACCGAAGTTCCTCCGACATCTACTCCGATACATTTCATCCCCATGGTATCTATACTTCCTTTCACTTTTATTCCTGCATTACTGCAGCTTTATTTCCGTCATTTTCTGAGGTCCCATGACAAGAAGCGTTCCCGGGAACCTTCCTGCTGATACCTTGCTGACCGTAAAATCAAATGTTCCGTTATATTTCTCCGTACCTGTCATGTTGTAAACCTTGCAGGAACTGTCATTATACAAAAGAACCAAATCACCGTCAATATCAAATCCGGTATACTGGTAGTTAAAGGTCTTTTCAAAAACAGGGCTTCCTTCCCTGTCATAAATTCTCAGTTTGTAAGGATCGCCGCCTTCCACATTATCTGTAACAATGCCAACCTTATCCTGAGCATATGTAATGCTCCTTATATTCTCCTCTATGGGAATCTGGCTCACCAGCTCCGGCGATGTCTCCACTCTGGTTGAAAAGAACTGTATTCCCTTATCCGTAAATATGACGGAATGGCTTTCATCCAGAAACCTGACCCTGCCCGCCATGGCATCTCCCAGGTCCTTGGGAAAGAATATACCCACTACGCGGTTGGGATCATTTTTACCCAGTCCGAAATTATAAAATACAATCTTGCATTTTATCACACCCTGATCCAGATACATATAGGATGTGATGAGCTGCGTGCCATTTGGCGAAAGACTTAAGTCCACCGGATACCCATCCCCTGACAGCAGAGACTTTACCATGATGTCCAGAGGGCTTCCATCTCTTTTATATAAATAGATATAGCTGGCCTTGGAATCCTCCTGAAGGGCAGCCACCACGCCCTTGGCGGACACTGTAACCCTCAATATGGGCAGCAGCGTGGTGGCCTGGCCCTGGGTCCCGTTCTTATCGCATATGTAGATGCTGTTGCCCTGCTGGTCCCCAATGGCCACAAAATCGCCGTTGACCGATACCACGGGGGTTCTCATCTCATAGCTCTGCACCCATACCACCTTGCCCTTGGCGTCCAGATAGGTAGCTCCATCCTTGGTATATTTGAGGACTCCGTCCCCGAAATCCCTGTACCCGCAGAAGCTCCCTTCACCCTGGGCCGCGGCTTCCTGGGCTTCAGCCACCAGGTCCCGCTCCCATACTGTCTGGTAATCCGTAAAGGTATGATAACGTTCATAGCGGAACAGCACCAGGGCTGCTATGGCTGCCAGGGCAACAAGCACAGCCAGAATAATCAGGCGCTTCCTGACTACACGCTGGTGCGCCTTGTGAACGATTTCCCGGCTGTCCTCCTCTTCCTGGAAGGGACTGCCGGAAGGTACGATTTGACGCTTCAGCTGCTTTTTTTTATTTTCACGGCTCATAGAATTGGTACTGCCCATCCTGCGTTCTCCCAAAATTCGTCTTTTGCGTATATGCAATAGTATACAACAATTTTGGATAAAACGCATTATCTTTTTCCGCCAGAAGTTTCCAGGCATATACTTATGGAATCAAAAGCTTTTGACCTGCAAATATGCTGTTTTCATCTGTCAGGGAATTAACCCTGCAGATTTCATCTATATGCTGCAGATTATGATACAGCTTAAAGCAGATTCCGTACAATGTCTCCCCATCCGCCACGGTATACACCTTGTAGCTGGCAGAAGACACAGTCTGGTCATCAGCTTCCCCTCTTCCTCCGGTTGGCGGCAGAGTGGAATCATCGGCCGGAGCTTTTGTCTGGGCTGCCGCCTGGCTATTACCGGACTCCGTCTGTTCATTTTTCTTCTGGGCTGAATCAGTCTGGGACTCACCCTTGCCGGATGTCTGGCCATTTTCCTGGCCCGTCCCGCCCTTCTGGCTGCTGCTCTGACCTGATGCTGCTGACTGGCCGCTTCCCTGACCGGCCGCTGCTGTCTGACCGCTTCCCTGGCCCGATGCCGCAGTCTGGCCGCTTCCCTGGTCCGGTGCCGCTGTCTGACCGCTTCCCCGGTCCGATGCCGCCGTCTGGCCGCTTCCCTGGCCTGATGCCGCTGACTGGCCGCTTCCCTGATCCGCTGCCGCCGTCTGGCCGCTTCCCTGGCCTGTCCCGCCTGTCTGGCCGCTATTTGACGGTGCCAGTGTTTCCGGTGTCACCCTGGAAGGCTTTTCGTCTCCATTCTCCGGTGACGGGGCCGTAGTGGGATATACCTTTCCCGATGCCTCCTCAATCACATAATCAGGCTCGTCCGCAGCGGACCAGCCCTTTCCGGAAGGATTTTCTGTTCCGCCCTTACCTGTAAACGCCATCAGGCCGTCCTTTATATTTCCTTCCGGCACCACGGACGCAATCACACTTTCCATCTGGTGCAATTTCTGATAATTATTGAACATGGCCACGCCGCCTGCCAGTACCGTCACAGCCAGGACGCTGCACAGACCCGACAAAACTCCCACCGTGCTCCGGTGGCGTCCTGCCTCCACCCTTCGCTCGTCCATTTTCTGCTTAAAGTTCTGGATGACCTTATCATCCACTCCTGTTTCTGCCCTTGGCACATCCTTGCGCAGTATCATGTAATCCTGCATCATCTGATTGCGCTCATAATATATGCTGTATCCTCTCAACTTGTAAAATCCGTCAGAGGATGTTATGTAAACAGCTTCCTCGCCCTCCAGACCGCAGTTCAGATACATGAGCTGGTTCTTTCCCGTAAAATACTGACTGTGCTGCTTCCAATAAGTCAGAGGGCTTAAGGTACAGCCGGGTCCTGCGCAGAGAAACCATCCCTGGACCGTGCGTTTGGGAAACATCTGCTCCACATCCTGGTAGGCCTTTTTCCAGGCATCCTCGGTGAAGGCCACTTTTCCGCCTTCCTCGGTAACTGAATCCATTTCCAGGGCTCCATCCACAAAAACAAAGGGTATGTCCTCATGGGTCTCCCTGCTTCCCAAAAGCAGACCCACACGCAAATCAGCCCCCTTTGCCGGCTGGAGGCGTTTTAAATAAGTATTTACATAATCTTCCAGATATAATTTTAAAACCTGGTCCCTCTCACCTATCTGCCGGAAATTCTTCGGCAGCTTAGGGAAGGGTTCATATAATTCTCCCATAGAATCACCCCGCTGTTTTTAATCCAAACAAGCATAGCAGATTCCCGGCGCAGAATTTGTCATATTATGGCAGCATTTTCCCATAATCGTTCGACAAGAAAAATGCTTTCGCAAATACAGTCCGCCATTTTCATCACCATGGACAGGCGCACGCTCTGGAGCATGACCGGATCCCGGCTGCCCACTCCGCCTACGATTCCGGTTATGGCTATGTCACCCACGGCCTGCAGTTCCTTGGACACTCCCAGTCCCGGCTGAAGCGCTCCCCGCCCCAGGGTCGCGTATCCCACATGGTCCAGGCTTCCCACCGAAGCATCAATGGCAACCACCACATAGTCAGGATAGTGAAGCCGTATATACCTGGCGTACAAATCCAGATTCATGGCATGGACCGGCTTGTCAAGTGTTCCGATGACCGCGGCTCCCTTAAGCCGCCGGCTGCGGAGCATATGTCCCACCAGAGGGCCCAGGCTGTCTCCGGTAGACCGGTCTGTGCCGATACACAGGAACATGATTCCGTCCTTTCCCTTGGCTGCCATCTCCTCTCTGATAAGCCGGTCCAGGTGCATGGCAAAGCCCTCTGTTTCAAAACCTTCTGATGTATTATAATAAGATATGTCTTCCCGTTTTTGTACGTTAAATGTTTTCCATAATTTCATAGCTAAGTTGTCCACCCAAACATGTTATAATCATCGCCCGGCTTAAGTGGGCTGTTTTTATAGTATAGGCTTGGGTATTTGAAATTATGCATGAAAAAAGGACACACGGATTGACAGTATCCGCATGTCCCTGTCTGCCTGTCTGCCATATCATGGCCGGGCCAGAACCTTTGGGGCAGTTCCGGCCGGGCAGTTTTTTATTATATACTGCTTATGTCTTCAGTCCGTAGTATCCTCTTAATTAAAACAGCTTCTCCTTATATACCCCTGATTGGATCAGCCCTCTGATAGCGTCCGCCACGGCCTGTTTATCTTCCCTGTAGGTAACGCCAAACCATTTATCCGGGGTGTCAAGGACGGTCACTCTCGCCTTCTTATTCTGTACCAGATTGTCTATGATTTTAGGAAGAAGGTATTCTGATTTAATATCACCCTCTTTCAGATTGTCCAAAAATACCGGGAATCCCTTCTCCAGCTCCTGGACAAAGCTGGCCGGAAGCCCCCACATATTCATGGAAACCGGCTGGGACGGGCTGATGGTTACAGGCGCGCCGCTCTCATCCGTGGCATGGAGCCCATCTTCCTTCATCTGGATATTATAAGTCTCTGTCACGTTTGTCAGATAACCTTCCTCATCTACCTGGCACACGCCTCTGGTCACTGTACCGTTATCGCTGAGGGTGTTGGACAGCACAAAACCTCCCATGCAGATATCATAGAGCTCAGACTGTGAGTCCATATGCTCTGCCATGTAATCGTGAATCCTGCGAAATCCTTCCCGTCCGTAATAATCATCTGCATTAATCACAAGGAACGGTCCGTCTACCATACCCTTCACAGAAAGGACTGCCTGGCCTGTTCCCCATGGTTTGGTCCTCCCGGGCGTCACTTCATAACCGGCCGGAAGGTCCTCCAGTTCCTGGTATGCGTACTCCACCGGAAGGAGTTTCTCTATTCTGTGTCCTATGATTTCCTTAAAATCTTTTTCAAGATCTCTCCTGATAATGAATATTACCTTATTAAATCCCGCTTCCATGGCATCGTGGATTGAATAATCCATGATAATCTCGCCGTTGGGTCCCACGGGCTCCAG
Coding sequences within:
- a CDS encoding LysM peptidoglycan-binding domain-containing protein — protein: MGELYEPFPKLPKNFRQIGERDQVLKLYLEDYVNTYLKRLQPAKGADLRVGLLLGSRETHEDIPFVFVDGALEMDSVTEEGGKVAFTEDAWKKAYQDVEQMFPKRTVQGWFLCAGPGCTLSPLTYWKQHSQYFTGKNQLMYLNCGLEGEEAVYITSSDGFYKLRGYSIYYERNQMMQDYMILRKDVPRAETGVDDKVIQNFKQKMDERRVEAGRHRSTVGVLSGLCSVLAVTVLAGGVAMFNNYQKLHQMESVIASVVPEGNIKDGLMAFTGKGGTENPSGKGWSAADEPDYVIEEASGKVYPTTAPSPENGDEKPSRVTPETLAPSNSGQTGGTGQGSGQTAAADQGSGQSAASGQGSGQTAASDRGSGQTAAPDQGSGQTAASGQGSGQTAAAGQGSGQSAASGQSSSQKGGTGQENGQTSGKGESQTDSAQKKNEQTESGNSQAAAQTKAPADDSTLPPTGGRGEADDQTVSSASYKVYTVADGETLYGICFKLYHNLQHIDEICRVNSLTDENSIFAGQKLLIP
- a CDS encoding ROK family glucokinase, with translation MGMKCIGVDVGGTSVKIGLFEITGELLDKWEVKTRKEEGGTHILPDVARSIRARMEERGLSLKTDLVGIGLGVPGPVMPDGFVEVCVNLGWRRMNPQEELSRLLDGVTVKSGNDANVAALGEMWQGGGKGYKDLVMITLGTGVGGGVIIDEKIIAGRHGLGGEIGHIHVRDEEWEHCNCGGVGCVEQICSATGIAREARRKMEASDKPSALREYGADVTAKDVLDAAKAGDELANEVMDVVGRYLGLALSMAVMIVDPEIFVIGGGVSKAGQFLIDVIQKHYDYFTPISEYKGKLGLATLGNDAGIYGAARLVL
- a CDS encoding DUF5711 family protein, which produces MGSTNSMSRENKKKQLKRQIVPSGSPFQEEEDSREIVHKAHQRVVRKRLIILAVLVALAAIAALVLFRYERYHTFTDYQTVWERDLVAEAQEAAAQGEGSFCGYRDFGDGVLKYTKDGATYLDAKGKVVWVQSYEMRTPVVSVNGDFVAIGDQQGNSIYICDKNGTQGQATTLLPILRVTVSAKGVVAALQEDSKASYIYLYKRDGSPLDIMVKSLLSGDGYPVDLSLSPNGTQLITSYMYLDQGVIKCKIVFYNFGLGKNDPNRVVGIFFPKDLGDAMAGRVRFLDESHSVIFTDKGIQFFSTRVETSPELVSQIPIEENIRSITYAQDKVGIVTDNVEGGDPYKLRIYDREGSPVFEKTFNYQYTGFDIDGDLVLLYNDSSCKVYNMTGTEKYNGTFDFTVSKVSAGRFPGTLLVMGPQKMTEIKLQ
- the yyaC gene encoding spore protease YyaC → MHLDRLIREEMAAKGKDGIMFLCIGTDRSTGDSLGPLVGHMLRSRRLKGAAVIGTLDKPVHAMNLDLYARYIRLHYPDYVVVAIDASVGSLDHVGYATLGRGALQPGLGVSKELQAVGDIAITGIVGGVGSRDPVMLQSVRLSMVMKMADCICESIFLVERLWENAAII
- a CDS encoding sugar phosphate nucleotidyltransferase translates to MKNTALVIMAAGIGSRFGGGIKQLEPVGPNGEIIMDYSIHDAMEAGFNKVIFIIRRDLEKDFKEIIGHRIEKLLPVEYAYQELEDLPAGYEVTPGRTKPWGTGQAVLSVKGMVDGPFLVINADDYYGREGFRRIHDYMAEHMDSQSELYDICMGGFVLSNTLSDNGTVTRGVCQVDEEGYLTNVTETYNIQMKEDGLHATDESGAPVTISPSQPVSMNMWGLPASFVQELEKGFPVFLDNLKEGDIKSEYLLPKIIDNLVQNKKARVTVLDTPDKWFGVTYREDKQAVADAIRGLIQSGVYKEKLF